The Leptolyngbya sp. 'hensonii' sequence GCTGATTGCGGATCTGGTGCAGTTGACTGGGGATTGCCGTTACCTGGCCCAACGGGGGATTGAACGGCTGCAGGTCCAGGCTAATCCAGATACGGCCACCCGCCCCGGTCTGACCCGTCTGTTGGAATTGTGCAAACGCAGTGGCGATCGGCCCACGGATATTTCCTTTGGCCTCGGACCCCGGATCAATGCGGTCAGTCGTATCTACGGGGATGCCCATTTCTGCGTGGAGCTACTCACCAGTCGTGACCAGCGTCGTTGTGTGGAACTGGCTGGAGCGGCTGAACTGGCCAATGCCCGCCGTAAGGCCCTGCAGCGGGATGTGGCAGACCAGGTGCGGCAGAAGCTGGCTCAGATGGATCTCTCCACCCTGGGGGCGATCGTTCTGGTGGATACCCAGTGGCCCGTAGGCGTGCTGGGTCTGGTGGCTGGCCAGATTGCCCAGGACTATGGCCGCCCCACAATTCTCCTGAATGCCGATGTGGAGCGGGAGGGCCAGGTCCCGATCGCCCGTGGATCAGCCCGATCGGTCCACCAGATTGACCTCTACCGGCTGGTTCACCAGCAAGCCCATCTCTTGCATCGGTTTGGGGGCCATCCCTTCGCCGCTGGGTTAAGCTTACCCGTCGAGAACATTCCCCTGTTCACCGATGCGATTAATCAGGAACTACGTCAGCAGAATTTCCCGATCACGGACTCAGATGGGCAGGCCAGTGCCACCCCAGCCATCCGGGCAGATTTGACGGTGACGGTGGCTGAACTGGGGCGCGAATTGTTTCGAGAACTCAGGCTGCTGGAACCTTACGGTATTGGTAATCCAGTGCCCCGACTTTTGCTTCGCGATTGCTGGTTTGAGCGGGTACGCCATTTCAACATTAAGGATTGGAAAGGTCAGAAGCTGCGCTATATCAGGACAGACTTTGAACTATGGGACCGTTCCACCGATCGGGGCTGTGCCGGGGTGTGGTGGGAGCATTATCAGGATGACATTCCGACAGGGCGCTGTGATGCGATCGTCGAGTTGAATTACAATGCCTCCCGTAAGACCTACGATCTGCGGCTGATTGCGGTGCGGGTCTGCCAGTCCCAAATGGATGTGCGGCAGGCGTACCAGCAGGACTGGATTCTGGATTGGCGATCCATCCGGGGGGAGCCATCCCCAGACATTCTGGAGGTGACGCAATCTCCAACGAGTTGGGCCGACCTGCAGGGGTGGTTGCGGCGGGCAAGGCAGAGCGGCAAATCACTAGCGATCGCCTATCCTCCTCCCAGGGAGGAGACGCCCCTACAGGTCTGGCAGCGTCTAGTTGGAATTGCCAAGTACCTGAGTCGCACTGAACAGACTGCATCGAGGTTGCAGCTTTATGAGAAGCTGGGGGTGAGCGATCGGGTGTTGCAACTGGGCTTCCAGATTCTGAGTGCAATGGGGTTTCAGATTCGCTACCAGGATGGTGCGTTTCAGGT is a genomic window containing:
- the recJ gene encoding single-stranded-DNA-specific exonuclease RecJ: MVELGEEGAATIEEQEPELGPTWRVLADEPPDWLVQTVRDYLTGDRTPTLARPGYYAAQLLQQRGITDPTTLQGFLNPDRYQPTSPFAFGSEMDRAIARLQQAREHQERVVIWGDFDADGVTATAVLWEGLGQFFEPYQHLIYFIPNRLTESHGLSRSGLDRLAAQGCRLIVTCDTGSTNQDELDYAASLGLDVIVTDHHTLPVERPPVVAIVNPRALPADHPLAHLSGVAVAYKLVEALYQTLPTVPQQSLEALLDLVAIGLIADLVQLTGDCRYLAQRGIERLQVQANPDTATRPGLTRLLELCKRSGDRPTDISFGLGPRINAVSRIYGDAHFCVELLTSRDQRRCVELAGAAELANARRKALQRDVADQVRQKLAQMDLSTLGAIVLVDTQWPVGVLGLVAGQIAQDYGRPTILLNADVEREGQVPIARGSARSVHQIDLYRLVHQQAHLLHRFGGHPFAAGLSLPVENIPLFTDAINQELRQQNFPITDSDGQASATPAIRADLTVTVAELGRELFRELRLLEPYGIGNPVPRLLLRDCWFERVRHFNIKDWKGQKLRYIRTDFELWDRSTDRGCAGVWWEHYQDDIPTGRCDAIVELNYNASRKTYDLRLIAVRVCQSQMDVRQAYQQDWILDWRSIRGEPSPDILEVTQSPTSWADLQGWLRRARQSGKSLAIAYPPPREETPLQVWQRLVGIAKYLSRTEQTASRLQLYEKLGVSDRVLQLGFQILSAMGFQIRYQDGAFQVTRSTLAPSAPDASIPRHRERFLTTLQEEQFRQQYFYRVSIEVIRAMVGQMISI